Proteins encoded in a region of the Anoxybacillus amylolyticus genome:
- a CDS encoding formyltransferase family protein — protein sequence MKKYLFVGNRVGVLKFLIESGYHIEKILIPTFNYVQTYLDKTGTKYEIFHNKNELLSKIINTDFDVLVSNGCPFILPVSQLKKGHQIFVNIHPSYLPDLRGKSPINGAILFNKDPGATCHIMDDDIDSGDIISQVKFHYSDDLDLGLLYKLCFIAEVDAFKEAIRVNFSPKKSQIIGENYIYFSSSHSDLLINFDDSAEKICKQVKAFGVRSQGARFTFKNQEFIVLEARVITNKYLLSKLDDYKNLQIAFIYDDNIVFRKDGKFVKFGKIIGKIHYLEEGDILKNEFK from the coding sequence TTGAAAAAATATCTTTTCGTTGGAAACAGGGTTGGGGTTTTGAAATTTTTAATAGAATCTGGGTATCACATCGAGAAAATACTTATTCCTACTTTCAACTATGTTCAAACATACCTAGATAAAACAGGTACAAAATATGAAATATTTCATAATAAAAACGAGCTTTTATCAAAAATTATAAATACAGATTTTGATGTTTTAGTCTCAAATGGTTGCCCATTTATACTGCCTGTTTCCCAGCTCAAAAAAGGGCATCAGATCTTTGTTAATATTCATCCCTCATACTTGCCGGATTTAAGGGGGAAAAGCCCGATTAATGGAGCGATCCTGTTTAATAAAGATCCGGGGGCGACATGCCATATAATGGATGATGATATTGATTCAGGTGATATTATTTCACAAGTTAAATTTCATTATAGTGATGATTTAGACTTAGGATTGCTATATAAACTATGTTTTATCGCTGAAGTTGACGCGTTTAAAGAAGCTATTCGAGTGAACTTTTCCCCGAAAAAATCACAGATAATTGGAGAGAACTATATTTATTTTTCAAGTTCTCACAGCGATTTACTCATCAATTTTGATGATAGTGCTGAGAAGATTTGCAAGCAAGTCAAGGCTTTTGGCGTTAGATCGCAGGGGGCACGATTTACTTTCAAAAATCAAGAGTTTATTGTATTAGAAGCGCGTGTTATTACAAACAAGTATCTTTTGTCAAAATTAGATGATTATAAAAACTTACAGATAGCGTTTATTTATGACGATAACATTGTCTTTAGAAAGGATGGTAAGTTTGTAAAATTCGGAAAAATTATAGGAAAGATACATTATTTGGAGGAAGGCGACATATTGAAAAATGAGTTTAAATAG
- a CDS encoding WbqC family protein, with protein MKIAIMQPYLFPYIGYFQLIHTVDVFVLYDDVQFIKKGWIHRNRLLVNDKDYLFTLSLQKSPRETIIKEKFFSDQFDYEKGKLLQLIEHSYRKAPFFNEVYPLIQHIISHQDRNVCSFIYQSLVAICGYLEIKTRFIFSSEINKNNALKGQEKIIEINKLLKSDCYINPIGGTELYSKARFREEGLELYFLKPKLIQYKQFGAEFIPWLSIIDVLMFNSKDIVKNFLNEYQLI; from the coding sequence GTGAAAATAGCAATTATGCAGCCTTATTTATTTCCCTATATTGGATATTTTCAGCTTATCCACACTGTTGATGTATTTGTGTTATATGATGATGTTCAGTTTATTAAAAAGGGATGGATTCATAGGAATAGGCTGTTAGTCAACGACAAAGACTATCTATTTACATTAAGTTTGCAAAAATCGCCAAGAGAAACGATTATTAAAGAAAAATTTTTTTCCGACCAGTTTGATTATGAAAAAGGAAAGCTATTGCAATTAATTGAGCATAGCTATCGGAAAGCCCCCTTTTTTAACGAGGTGTATCCTCTTATACAGCATATTATAAGCCATCAGGATCGAAATGTATGCTCTTTTATATATCAATCGTTAGTAGCGATTTGTGGTTATTTGGAAATAAAGACTCGTTTTATTTTTTCGTCTGAAATCAATAAAAATAATGCGTTAAAAGGTCAGGAAAAAATTATCGAAATTAATAAATTATTGAAATCTGATTGCTATATTAATCCTATCGGGGGTACAGAGCTTTATTCTAAAGCGAGATTTAGGGAAGAAGGTTTAGAGCTTTATTTTTTAAAACCTAAACTAATACAATATAAACAATTCGGTGCTGAATTTATTCCATGGTTGTCGATCATTGATGTGTTAATGTTTAATTCCAAAGATATCGTGAAAAATTTTCTTAATGAGTACCAATTAATTTAG
- a CDS encoding aminotransferase class I/II-fold pyridoxal phosphate-dependent enzyme, with the protein MEKIPFLKPNLITLDSYKHYILEIDNSKIYTNYGPLNDKFEKRILSEYFNDSGAVTTVNNATLGLILAISQLKRPQGKYALMPSFTFSATPLAAMWCGLEPYFIDINEDDWFMNETQLEEVLHQLGDEVAVVVPYATFGNYLDLSYYQQLHQSGIPVVVDAAPCFGTTYNGQHIGQGFGGAVVFSFHATKSFGIGEGGLIYSYDQELVKNIRIAANFGYYGKRESIAFGLNGKMSEYFAAIGLATLDVYQQKISQREQLYNIYLEEIIEAGLLQQGWGVQTTKGRIPFQFFSILCPQDEQNTFYIEKFEHHNIQTVSYFSPACHQQKQFMNCPCADLMVTNEVTKRVLSLPFWEEMDRSIVRRIVHTIVK; encoded by the coding sequence ATGGAAAAAATTCCTTTTTTAAAGCCGAACTTAATAACATTAGATTCATATAAACACTATATTCTAGAAATAGACAATAGTAAAATTTACACGAATTACGGTCCATTAAACGACAAGTTTGAAAAGAGAATTTTAAGCGAATATTTCAATGATTCAGGGGCTGTAACCACTGTAAATAATGCGACGCTAGGATTGATTTTGGCGATTTCTCAGCTGAAACGACCTCAGGGCAAATATGCTCTTATGCCAAGTTTTACATTTTCCGCGACGCCTTTAGCTGCTATGTGGTGTGGATTAGAACCTTATTTTATCGATATAAATGAAGATGATTGGTTTATGAACGAAACACAACTGGAAGAAGTGTTGCATCAACTGGGAGATGAAGTGGCGGTTGTTGTTCCATATGCTACATTTGGGAACTATTTAGATCTTTCTTATTACCAGCAGCTACATCAATCGGGTATTCCAGTGGTTGTAGATGCGGCGCCTTGCTTTGGTACTACCTATAATGGACAACATATCGGTCAGGGTTTCGGTGGGGCGGTTGTCTTTAGTTTCCACGCTACGAAATCTTTTGGAATTGGTGAAGGTGGATTAATCTATAGCTATGATCAAGAGTTAGTAAAAAATATTAGGATTGCCGCTAATTTTGGTTATTATGGAAAGCGGGAGTCGATTGCGTTCGGACTTAACGGAAAAATGTCTGAATATTTCGCGGCGATCGGATTAGCTACATTAGATGTGTACCAGCAAAAAATTTCACAAAGAGAACAACTTTATAATATTTATCTTGAGGAAATAATAGAAGCAGGCCTATTGCAGCAAGGATGGGGTGTTCAAACAACGAAGGGGAGAATACCTTTTCAATTTTTTTCAATATTGTGTCCTCAAGATGAGCAGAATACGTTTTATATAGAAAAATTTGAACATCACAATATTCAAACTGTTTCTTATTTTTCTCCAGCCTGTCATCAGCAAAAGCAGTTCATGAATTGTCCATGCGCCGATCTTATGGTAACAAATGAAGTGACAAAGCGGGTTCTAAGTCTTCCGTTTTGGGAAGAGATGGATCGGTCTATTGTTAGGCGCATTGTCCATACAATTGTGAAGTGA
- a CDS encoding sugar phosphate nucleotidyltransferase, with amino-acid sequence MKGIILAGGTGSRLYPLTKVTNKHLLPVGKYPMIYHAIYKLKEANITDILIVTGREHMGDVVNLLGSGSEFDVQFTYKVQDQAGGIAQALGLCEAFVGNDLMTVILGDNVFSDSIVQYVKNFKEQGAGAKILIKEVEDPERFGVPELEGNRIKSIEEKPKKPKSRYAVTGIYMYDAKVFDIIKALKPSARGELEITDVNNAYIERNELTYDVLDGWWTDAGTHSSYLRANELAKDVDFGGLFNKNMK; translated from the coding sequence ATGAAAGGCATCATTCTCGCCGGTGGGACGGGATCCCGCCTTTATCCGCTAACGAAAGTAACAAATAAACATTTGCTTCCAGTTGGCAAATATCCGATGATTTACCATGCCATTTATAAACTGAAAGAGGCTAATATTACTGATATTTTAATTGTGACTGGCCGTGAACATATGGGGGACGTTGTTAATCTTTTAGGCAGTGGTTCTGAATTTGATGTTCAGTTTACGTATAAAGTGCAGGACCAGGCTGGTGGAATTGCGCAAGCGTTAGGGTTATGTGAAGCATTTGTCGGCAATGATTTAATGACAGTTATTTTGGGAGATAACGTATTTTCTGATAGTATTGTGCAATATGTTAAAAATTTTAAAGAACAAGGGGCGGGAGCGAAAATTTTAATTAAAGAGGTAGAGGATCCTGAGCGATTTGGTGTTCCTGAACTCGAAGGCAATCGTATTAAGAGTATAGAAGAAAAGCCAAAGAAGCCGAAAAGCCGTTATGCGGTAACGGGAATTTATATGTACGATGCAAAAGTATTTGACATTATTAAAGCATTAAAGCCATCGGCACGAGGAGAACTGGAAATTACCGACGTAAATAACGCCTATATTGAGAGAAATGAGTTAACGTATGACGTTTTGGATGGATGGTGGACGGATGCCGGTACGCATTCATCTTATTTGCGGGCCAATGAACTTGCAAAAGATGTTGATTTTGGCGGTTTGTTTAATAAAAACATGAAATAA
- the rfbC gene encoding dTDP-4-dehydrorhamnose 3,5-epimerase, which translates to MRVIQTIFDGVFVLEPTVYKDERGFFMESYNEQTFRKLGFDIQFVQDNHSLSVKTGTIRGLHYQLNPKAQTKLVRVTRGVIYDVIVDIRKGSPTFGKWQGFILSADNKRQLLVPKGFAHGFCTLIENTEVQYKVDEYYSLEHDRGILWNDPALGIDWPVTNPVLSEKDANHPLLADAEMNFVWERTL; encoded by the coding sequence ATGAGGGTGATTCAAACAATATTTGACGGTGTATTTGTATTGGAGCCTACAGTTTACAAAGATGAGCGCGGTTTTTTTATGGAAAGTTATAATGAACAAACATTTCGTAAACTAGGTTTTGATATCCAGTTTGTGCAAGATAACCATTCTCTTTCTGTAAAAACGGGAACAATTCGAGGGTTACACTATCAACTAAATCCGAAAGCCCAAACAAAACTCGTTCGTGTGACTCGTGGTGTTATTTATGATGTGATCGTTGATATTCGTAAAGGCTCACCGACGTTTGGGAAATGGCAAGGATTTATTTTGAGTGCGGACAATAAACGGCAATTGTTAGTTCCTAAAGGATTTGCACACGGTTTTTGTACGTTGATAGAAAACACAGAAGTTCAATATAAAGTTGACGAATATTATTCTCTTGAGCATGATCGGGGAATTCTTTGGAATGATCCGGCATTAGGGATTGATTGGCCAGTAACGAATCCTGTTCTTTCGGAAAAAGACGCAAATCATCCATTGTTAGCCGATGCAGAAATGAATTTTGTGTGGGAGAGAACTCTATGA
- the rfbB gene encoding dTDP-glucose 4,6-dehydratase: MNLLVTGGAGFIGSNFVRYMLNKYPEYKIVNYDLLTYAGNLENLKDIQEHPRYVFVKGDIRNDQLVDYIVKSHHIDVIVNFAAESHVDRSISDPNVFVKTNVLGTQVLLDVARANNIQKYVQISTDEVYGSLGDTGYFTEETPLAPNSPYSASKASADLLVRAYHETYGLNVNITRCSNNYGPYHFPEKLIPLMITNALEGKELPIYGDGQNIRDWLHVKDHCAAIDLVIHKGKPGEVYNIGGHNERTNNEIVHLIVEKLGVSRSLIKYVADRPGHDRRYAIDSTKIMTELGWKPQYTFDKGIEETIQWYINNPDWWKRIKSGEYMAYYQKQYGEREWVNKKY, translated from the coding sequence ATGAATCTTTTAGTAACTGGTGGAGCAGGCTTTATCGGCAGCAATTTTGTCCGTTATATGTTGAATAAATATCCTGAATATAAAATCGTTAATTACGACTTATTAACTTATGCTGGTAATTTAGAAAATTTAAAAGATATTCAAGAACATCCACGATATGTCTTTGTTAAGGGTGATATTAGAAACGATCAACTTGTTGATTATATTGTAAAGTCTCACCATATTGATGTGATTGTTAATTTCGCTGCTGAATCGCATGTGGATCGCAGTATTTCCGACCCAAATGTTTTCGTTAAAACAAACGTATTGGGGACTCAAGTATTGTTAGATGTCGCGAGGGCGAACAATATTCAAAAGTATGTCCAAATTTCTACGGATGAAGTGTACGGCAGTCTAGGAGATACAGGGTATTTCACGGAAGAGACGCCGCTTGCTCCAAACAGCCCTTACTCAGCAAGCAAGGCAAGTGCGGATTTGCTTGTAAGGGCATATCATGAAACATATGGATTAAATGTGAATATTACACGTTGCTCGAATAACTATGGACCATATCATTTTCCTGAAAAGCTTATTCCATTAATGATAACAAACGCATTGGAAGGAAAAGAACTTCCTATTTATGGCGACGGCCAAAACATTCGTGATTGGCTCCATGTAAAAGATCATTGTGCAGCTATTGATTTAGTTATCCATAAAGGTAAACCAGGAGAAGTATATAATATCGGCGGGCATAATGAACGGACAAATAACGAAATAGTCCATTTAATTGTTGAAAAACTTGGGGTTTCCAGGTCGTTAATTAAATATGTAGCGGATCGTCCAGGGCATGACCGTCGCTATGCAATCGATTCTACAAAAATTATGACAGAACTCGGATGGAAACCACAATATACGTTTGACAAAGGAATTGAGGAAACGATTCAATGGTACATCAATAACCCAGATTGGTGGAAACGCATTAAGTCTGGAGAATATATGGCTTATTATCAAAAGCAATATGGTGAAAGAGAATGGGTAAACAAAAAATATTAG
- the rfbD gene encoding dTDP-4-dehydrorhamnose reductase, translating into MGKQKILVTGAKGQFGTEMVKLLKDMEYEIYGYGRTELDITDFQQVKSVIDHIHPSVVIHAAAYTKVDAAESEPDQAFLVNAYGTRNIAVASERIGAKFVYISTDYVFDGTANVPYNEFAFTNPISVYGKSKLAGEQFVRDLHSKFFIIRTSWVYGKHGNNFVKAMLTLAQEKRELFVVDDQIGCPTYAVDLASYIFQLIQTEKYGVYHISNSGHCSWYEFAKAIFEQANVNIVVNPCKTKDYPRPAQRPAYSVLDHMALRLNGFKELRHWCEALKEFMNVYGVKP; encoded by the coding sequence ATGGGTAAACAAAAAATATTAGTTACTGGTGCGAAAGGACAATTTGGCACAGAGATGGTCAAATTGTTAAAAGACATGGAATATGAAATATATGGATATGGACGAACAGAACTTGATATAACGGATTTTCAGCAAGTGAAGAGTGTGATTGACCATATCCATCCTAGTGTTGTTATTCATGCTGCTGCTTATACAAAGGTAGATGCGGCAGAGTCCGAACCAGACCAAGCATTTTTAGTGAATGCATACGGAACAAGAAACATAGCCGTAGCGTCAGAACGTATAGGTGCTAAGTTTGTTTATATAAGTACCGATTATGTGTTTGACGGCACCGCCAACGTACCTTATAACGAGTTTGCTTTTACGAATCCGATAAGTGTATATGGAAAAAGCAAACTGGCCGGTGAACAGTTTGTAAGAGACCTTCATTCTAAATTTTTTATTATTCGAACATCGTGGGTTTACGGAAAACATGGAAATAATTTTGTGAAAGCAATGTTAACACTAGCGCAAGAAAAAAGAGAACTGTTCGTGGTTGATGATCAAATTGGATGCCCAACTTATGCGGTTGATTTGGCTAGCTACATTTTCCAACTGATTCAGACTGAAAAATATGGAGTCTATCATATTTCTAATTCAGGACACTGTTCTTGGTATGAATTTGCAAAAGCCATTTTCGAACAGGCTAATGTTAATATAGTAGTTAATCCTTGTAAAACGAAAGACTATCCAAGACCTGCTCAACGCCCTGCGTATTCTGTATTGGATCATATGGCTCTGCGATTAAATGGATTTAAGGAATTAAGACATTGGTGCGAGGCATTAAAGGAATTTATGAACGTTTATGGGGTGAAACCTTGA
- a CDS encoding glycosyltransferase family 2 protein encodes MRGIKGIYERLWGETLTTLALVMIVKNEERHLSRCLQSVKDIVDEMVIVDTGSTDRTKEIAYAFGAKVFDFEWINDFSAARNYAIKKSTSDWNLVLDADEYIMNNCGSRIRTFIEKNERVIGRIKRIDEFIQDGEKRYAQSYLSRLLPKGVKYVGRVHEQVESDLPRQNLDIEVYHDGYVYTDKTGRNLKLLLLELERDPLNDYVLYQVGKQYKLRQQLRQAELYFEKSYHLVPLKSWYRHSLIIDYLYTIIGNKSFERGLQLIETERDRFADSPDFHFACGLFYMDLIFSDVNKYIHLFPLIEQTFLRCLEIGDTDKYDSVKGTGSFLASYNLGVFHEVLGNMNKAISFYQQAASQQYEKAMERLKVLS; translated from the coding sequence GTGCGAGGCATTAAAGGAATTTATGAACGTTTATGGGGTGAAACCTTGACAACATTAGCGTTAGTCATGATTGTAAAAAATGAAGAACGGCATCTTAGCCGTTGTCTGCAAAGTGTGAAAGATATTGTCGATGAGATGGTGATTGTCGATACAGGATCTACAGATCGTACAAAGGAAATCGCTTATGCATTTGGTGCGAAAGTATTCGATTTTGAATGGATAAATGATTTTTCCGCAGCTCGGAATTACGCCATTAAAAAGTCCACAAGTGACTGGAATTTAGTATTGGATGCAGATGAATATATAATGAATAACTGCGGAAGCAGGATACGTACCTTTATAGAAAAAAACGAAAGAGTAATTGGTCGGATTAAAAGAATTGATGAGTTTATTCAAGATGGAGAGAAAAGATATGCTCAGTCTTATTTATCTCGGTTGTTGCCTAAAGGTGTAAAATATGTCGGAAGAGTTCATGAGCAGGTAGAGTCCGATTTACCAAGACAAAACTTGGATATCGAAGTGTATCATGACGGATACGTTTATACAGATAAAACGGGACGAAACCTCAAGTTGTTGTTGCTGGAATTAGAAAGAGATCCTCTTAATGATTACGTTTTGTATCAAGTAGGAAAACAATACAAGTTGCGACAACAACTGCGACAAGCGGAGTTGTATTTTGAAAAGAGCTACCATCTTGTCCCATTGAAATCATGGTACCGCCATAGTTTAATTATTGATTATTTATATACGATTATAGGAAATAAATCGTTTGAGAGAGGTTTACAATTAATTGAAACAGAGCGGGATCGATTTGCTGATTCTCCAGATTTTCATTTCGCATGCGGTTTATTTTATATGGACTTAATTTTTAGCGATGTTAATAAATATATTCACTTATTTCCGCTCATTGAGCAAACTTTTCTTCGATGTTTAGAAATAGGAGATACAGATAAATACGATAGTGTAAAAGGGACAGGAAGCTTCCTTGCTTCTTATAATTTAGGTGTATTCCATGAGGTTCTTGGTAATATGAATAAAGCTATTTCATTCTATCAACAAGCAGCGAGCCAACAATATGAAAAAGCTATGGAACGATTGAAAGTTTTGAGTTAA
- the flaG gene encoding flagellar protein FlaG, producing the protein MTIDRISSQPSFSFSDISSQKASNAVPVQQTDDQPKAEEQKETKESSKELSKDQLEHIIKGMNEFLQPSQTSLKFELHDELKEYYVQIVDERTKEVIREIPPKKLLDMYAAMMEFVGLIVDKKI; encoded by the coding sequence GTGACCATCGACCGTATTTCTTCACAACCTTCTTTTTCGTTTTCGGATATAAGCAGCCAAAAGGCTTCAAATGCGGTGCCGGTGCAACAGACAGACGATCAGCCGAAAGCGGAGGAGCAGAAAGAGACGAAAGAATCTTCCAAGGAGTTATCAAAAGATCAGCTGGAGCACATTATTAAAGGCATGAATGAGTTTTTGCAGCCGAGCCAGACATCGTTGAAGTTTGAGCTGCATGATGAACTGAAAGAATATTATGTGCAAATTGTCGATGAGCGGACGAAAGAAGTCATTCGCGAAATTCCGCCGAAAAAGCTGTTGGATATGTATGCAGCGATGATGGAGTTTGTTGGGTTAATTGTCGATAAGAAAATTTAA
- a CDS encoding flagellar hook-associated protein 2, producing the protein MVSTMRISGLASGMDIDKLVSDLMKAERMPLDKLKQKKQILEWQRDDYRSMNTLLQDLDSYIFNNLTLQSSMMKKKAVSSDESVVTATANSSAANISTNLTVTKVATAATWVSPAASSYTPSGTDTTLKINVTNGDGTSPTNPVTITIAANSSLDAVISQLNSNSDLGITVFRDTQTGKISITKKDTGAAASLVMGDATTASFFQQLGFTGAANGTELTGKTAGEDAQFTINGLATTRSTNTFTINNVTYTLKKAGTATVTTTTDTDTIFNAVKGFVDKYNEIIGKINDKLSEERYRDYQPLTDEQKQAMSEKQVELWEAKAKSGLLRRDSILSGGLSQMRLDVYSKVSDPTINSNYDTLSEIGITTSSNYRDNGKLIIDETKLRAAIEKDPNSIYQLFNANGTTFDTKGIARRLRDTIKSTIGKIEQKAGRTVWTNQQFSIGRDLNQLNSQIDAFNNRLKQIEDRYYRQFTAMEKAINKANSQSAYLMNAFGGGTK; encoded by the coding sequence ATGGTGAGCACAATGCGCATTAGCGGCTTGGCGAGCGGCATGGACATTGACAAACTTGTCAGCGATTTAATGAAGGCCGAACGCATGCCGCTTGATAAACTAAAACAGAAAAAACAAATATTAGAATGGCAGCGCGATGATTATCGTTCGATGAATACGTTGCTGCAAGATTTAGATAGCTATATTTTTAATAATTTAACATTGCAGAGCAGCATGATGAAAAAGAAAGCAGTGAGTTCAGATGAAAGTGTTGTTACTGCAACGGCAAATTCTTCTGCAGCGAATATTAGCACAAATTTAACGGTCACGAAAGTCGCCACAGCAGCAACTTGGGTCTCTCCAGCTGCTTCTAGTTATACACCAAGCGGCACAGATACGACATTGAAAATTAACGTAACAAACGGTGACGGGACGAGTCCGACAAACCCTGTGACGATTACGATCGCAGCCAATTCGTCATTAGATGCTGTTATCTCTCAATTAAACAGCAATAGCGACCTTGGCATTACTGTATTCCGCGATACGCAGACAGGGAAAATTTCGATTACAAAGAAAGATACGGGAGCAGCGGCAAGTTTAGTGATGGGGGACGCAACAACGGCTTCGTTTTTCCAACAGCTCGGGTTTACAGGTGCTGCAAATGGTACAGAATTGACGGGGAAAACGGCAGGGGAGGATGCACAATTTACGATTAATGGCCTTGCGACAACTCGCTCAACGAACACGTTTACGATTAACAACGTGACATATACGCTTAAAAAAGCGGGAACAGCAACGGTTACGACTACAACAGATACCGATACAATATTCAATGCAGTCAAAGGCTTCGTCGACAAATATAACGAAATTATCGGTAAAATTAATGACAAACTATCGGAGGAACGTTACCGCGATTATCAGCCGCTGACGGATGAGCAAAAACAGGCGATGTCAGAGAAACAAGTCGAGCTTTGGGAAGCAAAAGCGAAAAGCGGTCTTCTTCGTCGTGATTCGATTTTATCCGGCGGCTTAAGCCAAATGCGGCTTGATGTCTACAGCAAAGTAAGCGATCCAACGATCAATTCAAATTACGATACCCTTTCGGAAATCGGGATTACGACATCAAGCAATTATCGTGACAACGGAAAACTAATCATCGATGAAACGAAATTGCGGGCAGCGATTGAAAAAGACCCAAATTCAATATATCAATTATTTAATGCAAACGGCACAACTTTTGATACAAAAGGCATCGCCCGCCGTCTACGTGACACGATTAAAAGCACGATCGGTAAAATCGAACAAAAAGCTGGCCGGACGGTTTGGACGAACCAACAGTTTTCGATTGGCCGTGATTTGAATCAACTTAATAGCCAAATCGATGCGTTTAACAATCGCTTAAAGCAAATCGAAGACCGCTACTATCGGCAGTTTACAGCGATGGAGAAAGCGATTAATAAAGCGAATTCGCAAAGTGCGTACTTAATGAACGCCTTTGGGGGCGGAACGAAATAA
- the fliS gene encoding flagellar export chaperone FliS — protein MATNNPYQSYQANAVQTASPGELTLMLYNGCLKFIKMARKAMEENNVGERHTNLLKAQKIIQELMVTLNMDYEVAKSMMTMYDYIYRRLVEANIKSDAAILDEVEGYVTEFRDTWKQVIQLNRQRQYAQGGQA, from the coding sequence ATGGCTACAAATAATCCATATCAATCGTATCAAGCCAATGCGGTGCAGACGGCATCGCCGGGTGAGTTAACGCTTATGCTTTATAACGGTTGCTTGAAATTTATTAAGATGGCGCGCAAAGCGATGGAGGAAAACAATGTCGGAGAGCGCCATACGAATTTATTAAAGGCGCAAAAAATTATTCAAGAACTGATGGTCACGCTCAATATGGACTATGAAGTGGCGAAGTCGATGATGACGATGTACGACTATATCTATCGCCGGCTAGTGGAAGCGAATATTAAAAGCGATGCGGCGATTTTGGACGAAGTCGAAGGCTATGTGACAGAATTCCGCGATACGTGGAAGCAAGTGATCCAATTAAATCGCCAGCGGCAATATGCGCAAGGTGGGCAAGCGTAG
- a CDS encoding flagellar assembly protein FliT, translated as MSVVAELWNVTKELYALLEKPVVKEAREETIAAIEQLLKRRGELIEQLSPPYSEEEQQLGREMVALNQTIAQKLTQLKQQIQQDLKALKQKKKANQNYTNPYQEAFSMDGMFYDKKR; from the coding sequence GTGAGCGTCGTAGCGGAATTATGGAATGTCACGAAAGAGTTGTATGCGCTGCTCGAAAAGCCGGTTGTTAAAGAAGCGCGCGAGGAAACGATTGCGGCGATCGAGCAGCTGCTTAAGCGGCGAGGCGAGCTAATCGAACAGCTGTCGCCGCCGTATAGCGAGGAAGAGCAGCAGCTCGGGCGAGAGATGGTCGCTCTCAATCAAACGATTGCACAAAAGCTCACGCAACTCAAGCAGCAAATCCAGCAAGACTTAAAAGCGTTGAAACAAAAAAAGAAAGCGAACCAAAACTACACGAACCCGTATCAAGAAGCCTTTTCGATGGACGGGATGTTTTATGATAAAAAAAGGTAG
- the darT gene encoding type II toxin-antitoxin system toxin DNA ADP-ribosyl transferase DarT, whose amino-acid sequence MLDKKWLYHITHYSNLPSIFGHGGLVAYSMIKRNHVPYIDIAHARIQDKRSTTFVPLPPYGTLHDYVPFYFAPKSPMLYAIHKGRVEGYEKGQDEIVYLVSRIDLIRRSGLAYMFTDGHAIMGFTDFYNDLMDLNKIDWEVMRSQFWFDTEEDPDRKRRRQAEFLVHQFVPVELIVGIAVKHNGIKQTVEEFLQQCHHYKQVVIRPHWYY is encoded by the coding sequence ATGTTGGATAAAAAATGGTTGTACCATATTACTCACTACAGCAATCTCCCATCCATTTTTGGTCATGGAGGGCTAGTAGCGTATAGCATGATAAAAAGAAATCATGTCCCCTATATCGATATTGCGCATGCACGAATACAAGATAAAAGATCAACGACGTTTGTCCCACTTCCTCCATATGGTACTTTACATGACTATGTTCCTTTCTACTTTGCTCCTAAGTCCCCTATGTTGTATGCTATTCATAAAGGTCGTGTAGAAGGATACGAGAAAGGACAGGATGAGATTGTTTACCTTGTATCGAGGATCGATCTTATTCGTCGTAGTGGATTAGCTTATATGTTTACGGACGGTCATGCCATTATGGGCTTTACAGATTTTTATAACGATTTAATGGATTTAAATAAAATCGATTGGGAAGTTATGCGATCGCAATTTTGGTTTGATACGGAAGAAGACCCTGACCGGAAAAGAAGAAGGCAAGCAGAGTTTTTAGTTCATCAATTCGTTCCAGTGGAATTGATTGTCGGGATTGCGGTTAAACATAATGGGATCAAGCAGACGGTAGAGGAATTCCTTCAACAATGTCATCATTATAAACAAGTAGTTATCCGCCCACATTGGTACTATTGA